Proteins co-encoded in one Brassica rapa cultivar Chiifu-401-42 chromosome A02, CAAS_Brap_v3.01, whole genome shotgun sequence genomic window:
- the LOC103832763 gene encoding uncharacterized protein LOC103832763 — protein sequence MSRAFTMDLIVNLVPLLFSAALVYSDQSTVPLKSFKISENVIYDCIDIYKQPGLDHPLLRNHKIQMKPSFSPHDSTNKTGNNATYKTKIACPYGTVPILRNTKEFNTDAQIFAEKHFNQILADGLDPLTHIAGVRSEPGPYRGVQAFFKAYNLDLRDDEASYNQIYIGSGLNNGDNFLMTGLMINPSLYGNDSVWTFGFFQGKDGKGCYNTGCPGFVQLSPRNPIAFPVGMKPLEAGNIHPFIHQDNQTGNWWLSTLGYNSFKVDIGYWPKELFNLMDNGGNIVGAGGVVHASPFGTSPAMGHGQFPKQPVPLDGSPTFSDVKVMNSKYESHRMDYFPIEKLLDSPQCYGIEIGINEPPHHDHRGFFFDVGGPGGNTC from the exons ATGTCTAGAGCATTTACGATGGATCTTATCGTGAATCTCGTACCTCTTTTGTTCTCAGCAGCCCTAGTTTATTCGGATCAAAGTACAGTGCCTCTCAAATCTTTCAAG ATCAGTGAAAATGTGATATACGATTGCATTGATATTTATAAGCAACCGGGACTTGATCATCCCTTGCTCAGAAACCACAAAATCCAG ATGAAACCATCATTTTCACCACATGATTCAACGAATAAAACTGGCAATAACGCGACATACAAAACGAAAATAGCATGTCCATATGGAACTGTTCCTATACTGAGAAATACAAAGGAATTCAACACTGATGCACAAATTTTTGCCGAAAAGCATTTCAATCAGATTTTAGCCGATGGGCTCGATCCTCTAACACAT ATTGCTGGAGTAAGGTCGGAGCCTGGTCCATATCGTGGTGTGCAAGCCTTTTTTAAAGCATATAACTTAGACCTCAGAGACGATGAAGCGTCCTATAATCAGATATATATAGGGAGTGGACTTAATAACGGGGACAATTTTTTGATGACAGGTTTAATG ATAAATCCAAGTTTATATGGAAACGACAGTGTCTGGACATTTGGATTTTTTCAG GGTAAGGATGGAAAAGGATGTTACAATACTGGATGTCCAGGGTTTGTCCAATTATCGCCACGAAATCCCATAGCCTTTCCCGTAGGAATGAAGCCACTAGAAGCTGGCAACATACATCCCTTCATCCATCAG GATAATCAAACAGGAAATTGGTGGCTTTCAACCTTGGGTTATAATTCATTTAAAGTAGATATCGGCTATTGGCCAAAAGAGCTATTCAACCTTATGGATAATGGTGGAAATATTGTTGGAGCTGGAGGTGTGGTTCATGCTTCTCCATTTGGTACAAGCCCTGCGATGGGTCATGGTCAATTTCCAAAACAACCAGTACCTTTAGATGGATCACCAACTTTTTCAGATGTTAAAGTCATGAATTCTAAGTATGAGTCACATAGAATGGATTATTTTCCAATAGAGAAGTTGTTAGACAGTCCCCAGTGTTATGGGATAGAAATTGGGATAAACGAACCTCCTCATCACGATCATCGTGGTTTCTTTTTTGATGTTGGTGGTCCGGGAGGAAACACTTGTTGA
- the LOC103832764 gene encoding DNA-directed RNA polymerases IV and V subunit 4, whose translation MSEKGGKGFKSSLKSSYGPGKDDNSTKSKKTRKVQFDPQGPRESKYTFLQDSDEQIQGSSAKGGKGSKARKSTLSKESQPLELKTDKELPENAKCLMDCEAFEILQGIKEQMAVLSEDPSLKLPVSFDRGLEYVKYGRCYMNPQSVRQILEPLKKHGVSESEMCVIANVCPESIDEVFAFVPSMKGRKDKISEPLEEALMKLSKLKRSA comes from the exons ATGTCGGAGAAAGGAGGAAAAGGGTTCAAATCTTCTCTCAAATCCTCTTATG GACCCGGCAAGGATGATAACTCAACCAAGTCCAAGAAGACAAGGAAAGTCCAATTTGATCCTCAAG GCCCACGAGAGTCCAAGTACACGTTTCTTCAAGACTCTGATGAACAGATTCAAGGTTCTTCTGCTAAAG GTGGGAAGGGAAGCAAGGCTAGGAAGAGTACTCTGTCTAAAGAGTCTCAGCCGCTTGAGCTTAAGACTGATAAGG AGCTTCCGGAGAATGCAAAGTGCTTGATGGATTGTGAAGCTTTTGAGATTCTGCAAGGCATCAAGGAGCAAATGGCTGTGCTATCTGAAGATCCTAGCTTAAAGCTTCCTGT GTCTTTCGACAGAGGACTGGAGTATGTGAAGTATGGTCGTTGCTACATGAATCCTCAGTCTGTCAGACAGATCCTTGA GCCTCTGAAAAAGCATGGTGTTTCTGAAAGCGAG ATGTGTGTGATTGCCAATGTCTGTCCAGAAAGCATTGATGAAGTCTTTGCTTTTGTTCCATCCATGAAG GGAAGAAAAGACAAGATCAGTGAGCCCTTAGAAGAGGCATTGATGAAGCTCTCCAAGCTCAAAAGATCTGCTTAA
- the LOC103832765 gene encoding subtilisin-like protease SBT5.4, whose product MLSAMTKTLLALLIIFSLFHVPAFAVKKKSYIVYLGSHSHGPEVSSLALKRVAESHHELLGSFLGSHEKARNAIFYSYDRHINGFAAVLEEEEAEAISKHPNVISVFLDKGKKLHTTHSWEFMQLEKDGVIPSSSLWSKARLGEDTIIGNIDTGVWSESKSFSPHGLGPVPCRWKGSCNTGGNVSCNRKLIGTRYFNKGYLVSAGLSSNSSFESARDHDGHGTHTLSTAGGHFVRGASVFGVGNGTAKGGSPMARVASYKACWPPVNGSECFDADILAAFDMAIHDGVDVLSVSLGGDPADYFADGIAIGSFHAVKHGITVVCSAGNSGPAPATVSNVAPWILTVAASTLDREFQSFVQLASGERFKGESMSKALPAGKMFSLTTGAQAKLANASAIDAMLCKEGTLDPHKAKGKIMVCLRGNSSRVEKGRQAAQAGAAAMILCNDEASGNDITADPHFLPATHINFFDSEALFSYVNSTYLEPMGTLTAPAAAFGIKPAPYMANFSSQGPNTVTPGILKPDVTAPGVDIIAAYTREQSLSGLEFDHRTTAFYIESGTSMSCPHVAGVAGLLRTMHPSWSSAAIRSAIMTTARTRDNRVSPMLNGSYVKANSFNYGSGHIRPNRAGDPGLVYDLTVNDYLDFLCAVGYNQTMIKLFSESPSYKCPKEASVVDLNYPSITVSNLTGSVTVTRKLKNVGSVGTYAANVREPHGVSVKVEPSVLKFDRVGQVKSFKMTLKPKWVGKDHAFGGLTWSDGKHYVRSPIVVSTA is encoded by the exons ATGCTATCAGCTATGACGAAGACTCTACTTGCATTGTTAATTATCTTCTCTCTGTTTCATGTCCCTGCTTTTGCTGTGAAAAAA AAGTCGTACATTGTTTACCTGGGATCTCACTCACATGGCCCTGAAGTCTCCTCCTTAGCCCTTAAACGTGTAGCTGAATCTCATCATGAGTTGCTGGGATCCTTTTTGGGAAG TCATGAGAAGGCTAGAAACGCAATCTTCTACTCATACGATAGACATATCAACGGCTTTGCAGCAgttcttgaagaagaagaagctgaagctaTTTCAA AGCATCCGAATGTGATCAGTGTGTTTCTAGACAAGGGGAAGAAGTTGCATACAACACATTCTTGGGAGTTCATGCAATTGGAGAAGGATGGTGTGATCCCTTCAAGTTCTTTGTGGTCAAAGGCAAGACTTGGTGAAGACACAATCATCGGAAACATTGACACTG GTGTCTGGTCTGAATCCAAAAGCTTTAGCCCACATGGTCTTGGACCTGTTCCTTGTCGATGGAAAGGAAGTTGCAACACCGGTGGCAATGTTAGTTGCAACAGGAAGCTTATAGGGACAAGGTATTTCAACAAAGGATACTTGGTTTCTGCGGGTCTCAGCAGCAACTCTTCCTTTGAGTCTGCTCGTGACCATGATGGTCACGGCACTCACACGCTCTCAACAGCAGGAGGCCACTTTGTCCGGGGAGCTAGCGTCTTCGGTGTAGGCAACGGAACTGCGAAAGGAGGCTCTCCAATGGCCAGAGTAGCTTCCTACAAGGCCTGCTGGCCTCCCGTTAACGGCTCTGAGTGCTTTGACGCTGATATCTTGGCTGCCTTTGATATGGCCATCCATGATGGTGTTGATGTCCTCTCCGTCTCTCTCGGTGGTGACCCTGCTGATTACTTCGCAGATGGCATTGCCATCGGCTCCTTCCACGCTGTTAAACATGGTATCACTGTGGTCTGTTCCGCTGGAAACTCTGGCCCCGCTCCTGCAACTGTCTCAAACGTGGCCCCTTGGATACTCACCGTCGCAGCCAGCACGCTAGACCGTGAGTTCCAGTCCTTTGTGCAGCTTGCGAGTGGGGAACGGTTCAAGGGAGAAAGCATGTCAAAGGCCTTGCCTGCAGGGAAAATGTTTAGTCTCACAACGGGAGCTCAAGCTAAACTTGCCAATGCATCTGCTATAGATGC GATGCTTTGCAAAGAAGGCACGTTAGATCCGCACAAGGCAAAGGGTAAGATCATGGTGTGTCTGAGAGGAAACTCATCAAGAGTGGAAAAAGGGAGACAAGCAGCTCAAGCTGGTGCCGCTGCTATGATTCTATGCAATGATGAGGCATCAGGGAATGATATCACAGCTGATCCTCATTTTCTTCCTGCTACACATATCAACTTTTTTGATAGTGAAGCCTTGTTCTCTTACGTTAACTCCACTTA TTTAGAGCCCATGGGAACTCTTACTGCACCTGCAGCAGCTTTTGGCATCAAACCAGCTCCATATATGGCAAATTTCTCATCTCAAGGACCTAACACTGTTACGCCAGGAATCCTTAAG CCTGACGTGACTGCTCCTGGGGTCGATATCATAGCCGCCTACACAAGGGAACAAAGTCTCAGCGGCTTGGAGTTTGATCATCGCACGACTGCATTCTATATAGAATCTGGCACTTCCATGTCCTGCCCTCATGTTGCTGGTGTTGCCGGTCTTCTCAGGACAATGCACCCTTCATGGAGTTCAGCTGCCATCAGATCTGCTATCATGACCACCG CGAGAACACGAGACAACAGAGTTAGCCCCATGCTCAACGGGTCTTACGTGAAGGCAAACTCATTCAACTACGGTTCAGGACATATCAGGCCAAACCGTGCAGGAGATCCAGGATTGGTCTATGACTTGACAGTGAACGACTACTTGGACTTTCTTTGCGCAGTTGGGTACAACCAAACGATGATTAAGCTTTTCTCAGAGAGTCCTTCCTACAAATGCCCCAAGGAAGCTAGTGTTGTAGACTTGAACTATCCATCCATCACGGTGTCTAACCTCACAGGCTCTGTGACTGTGACCCGGAAACTGAAGAATGTAGGATCCGTAGGAACTTATGCGGCAAATGTCAGGGAGCCACATGGCGTGTCCGTGAAAGTTGAGCCGAGTGTGTTGAAGTTTGATAGAGTTGGTCAAGTTAAAAGCTTTAAGATGACATTGAAACCTAAATGGGTTGGAAAAGACCATGCCTTTGGTGGTCTCACATGGAGTGATGGCAAACACTACGTAAGAAGTCCTATTGTTGTCTCTACCGCCTAg
- the LOC103832767 gene encoding probable galacturonosyltransferase 4 isoform X2 codes for MVTFRDVVLFFLLLTVAAPILLYTDSYTSAKTPFSKREFLEDVTALTFNSNENRLNLLHRESPVDVRRGVVGVVYSKQDSDSSLKARDQVSARVLKATDDEAQSQTDNTIKQVTDHAASEMDKPNVMHASDGNAHNRERMHVQLTQKTSGKVDEQETKGSGAEKESGNVRMPDAQVRHLKDQLIRAKVYLSLPAAKANAHFVRELRLRIKEVQRLVVDASKDSDLPKNSMEKLKAMEQTLAKGKEIQDDCSTVVKKLRAMLHSAEEQLRVHKKQAMFLTQLTAKTIPKGLHCLPLRLTTDYYALNSSEQQFPNQEKLEDNQLYHYALFSDNVLATSVVVNSTIANAKHPSKHVFHIVTDRLNYAAMRMWFLDNPPGKATIQVQNVEEFTWLNSSYSPVLKQLSSRSMIDYYFRAHHANSDTNLKFRNPKYLSILNHLRFYLPEIFPKLSKVLFLDDDIVVQKDLSGLWSVDLKGNVNGAVETCGESFHRFDRYLNFSNPLISKNFDPRACGWAYGMNVFDLDEWKRQNITEVYHRWQNLNQDRDLWKLGTLPPGLITFWKRTYPLDRKWHVLGLGYNPSVNQRDIERAAVVHYNGNLKPWLEIGIPKYRGLWSKHVDYQHVYLRECNINP; via the exons ATGGTGACGTTTCGAGATGTtgttcttttcttcttgctcCTCACGGTAGCTGCTCCAATCCTTCTCTACACCGATTCCTACACCTCCGCGAAGACCCCATTTT CTAAACGCGAGTTCCTCGAGGACGTAACCGCCCTG ACTTTCAATTCCAACGAGAATCGTTTGAATCTGCTTCATCGG GAATCTCCGGTAGATGTTAGAAGAGGAGTCGTGGGTGTGGTCTATTCCAAACAAGACTCTGATTCGTCTTTAA AAGCTAGAGACCAAGTCTCTGCTCGAGTTCTTAAGGCCACCGACGATGAAGCTCAGTCTCAAACTGACAATACCATCAAACAAGTCACTGATCATGCTGCCTCAGAGATGGATAAGCCAAATGTTATGCACGCTTCTGATGGCAACGCCCACAATAGG GAAAGGATGCATGTACAGTTGACCCAGAAAACTTCTGGAAAGGTTGATGAGCAAGAGACTAAAGGTTCTGGAGCTGAGAAAGAGAGCGGAAACGTGAGGATGCCTGATGCTCAGGTGAGGCATCTTAAAGATCAGCTGATCAGGGCAAAGGTTTATCTTTCACTTCCAGCTGCAAAGGCTAATGCACATTTTGTGAGAGAGCTTCGTCTCCGTATTAAAGAAGTTCAACGGCTAGTCGTAGATGCCTCCAAGGATTCGGATCTGCCAAAGAA TTCTATGGAAAAACTGAAAGCGATGGAGCAGACGTTGGCCAAAGGCAAGGAGATCCAAGATGACTGTTCCACAGTGGTTAAGAAGCTACGTGCAATGCTCCATTCGGCAGAGGAGCAGCTACGTGTCCATAAGAAGCAAGCCATGTTCTTGACACAGTTGACTGCTAAGACGATTCCAAAGGGCCTTCACTGCCTTCCTCTCCGCCTCACTACCGATTATTACGCTTTGAATTCGTCTGAACAACAGTTTCCGAATCAGGAGAAACTAGAAGATAATCAGCTGTATCACTATGCCCTCTTCTCTGACAATGTTTTGGCTACATCAGTTGTTGTTAACTCTACCATAGCCAATGCAAAG CATCCCTCAAAGCATGTCTTCCACATCGTCACGGACAGACTCAACTATGCGGCAATGAGGATGTGGTTCCTAGACAACCCACCAGGCAAAGCCACCATCCAGGTTCAGAACGTTGAAGAATTTACATGGCTGAATTCAAGCTACAGTCCTGTTCTCAAACAGCTTAGTTCTCGGTCGATGATAGACTACTACTTCAGGGCACACCATGCAAATTCAGATACCAACTTGAAGTTCCGGAATCCAAAATACTTGTCCATCCTTAATCATCTTCGTTTTTACTTGCCTGAGATCTTCCCCAAGCTCAGCAAGGTGCTCTTCTTGGATGATGATATAGTTGTGCAGAAGGACCTTTCTGGTCTTTGGTCAGTTGATCTCAAGGGTAATGTCAACGGTGCTGTTGAGACTTGTGGGGAGAGCTTTCATCGCTTTGACCGTTATCTGAACTTCTCGAACCCACTCATCTCCAAGAATTTTGACCCTCGAGCTTGTGGATGGGCGTATGGTATGAATGTTTTTGATCTCGACGAGTGGAAGAGGCAGAACATCACAGAGGTTTATCATCGATGGCAGAATCTG AATCAAGACCGAGATTTGTGGAAGCTAGGGACGCTGCCTCCTGGTCTCATCACATTTTGGAAACGAACATACCCATTAGACCGGAAATGGCACGTGCTGGGTCTTGGATACAACCCGAGTGTGAACCAGAGGGATATTGAAAGGGCAGCCGTCGTGCACTATAATGGCAACCTCAAACCATGGTTAGAGATTGGGATCCCAAAATATCGAGGCCTCTGGTCAAAGCACGTCGACTACCAGCACGTTTACCTCAGAGAATGCAACATCAATCCTTAG
- the LOC103832767 gene encoding probable galacturonosyltransferase 4 isoform X1, whose translation MVTFRDVVLFFLLLTVAAPILLYTDSYTSAKTPFSKREFLEDVTALTFNSNENRLNLLHREESPVDVRRGVVGVVYSKQDSDSSLKARDQVSARVLKATDDEAQSQTDNTIKQVTDHAASEMDKPNVMHASDGNAHNRERMHVQLTQKTSGKVDEQETKGSGAEKESGNVRMPDAQVRHLKDQLIRAKVYLSLPAAKANAHFVRELRLRIKEVQRLVVDASKDSDLPKNSMEKLKAMEQTLAKGKEIQDDCSTVVKKLRAMLHSAEEQLRVHKKQAMFLTQLTAKTIPKGLHCLPLRLTTDYYALNSSEQQFPNQEKLEDNQLYHYALFSDNVLATSVVVNSTIANAKHPSKHVFHIVTDRLNYAAMRMWFLDNPPGKATIQVQNVEEFTWLNSSYSPVLKQLSSRSMIDYYFRAHHANSDTNLKFRNPKYLSILNHLRFYLPEIFPKLSKVLFLDDDIVVQKDLSGLWSVDLKGNVNGAVETCGESFHRFDRYLNFSNPLISKNFDPRACGWAYGMNVFDLDEWKRQNITEVYHRWQNLNQDRDLWKLGTLPPGLITFWKRTYPLDRKWHVLGLGYNPSVNQRDIERAAVVHYNGNLKPWLEIGIPKYRGLWSKHVDYQHVYLRECNINP comes from the exons ATGGTGACGTTTCGAGATGTtgttcttttcttcttgctcCTCACGGTAGCTGCTCCAATCCTTCTCTACACCGATTCCTACACCTCCGCGAAGACCCCATTTT CTAAACGCGAGTTCCTCGAGGACGTAACCGCCCTG ACTTTCAATTCCAACGAGAATCGTTTGAATCTGCTTCATCGG GAGGAATCTCCGGTAGATGTTAGAAGAGGAGTCGTGGGTGTGGTCTATTCCAAACAAGACTCTGATTCGTCTTTAA AAGCTAGAGACCAAGTCTCTGCTCGAGTTCTTAAGGCCACCGACGATGAAGCTCAGTCTCAAACTGACAATACCATCAAACAAGTCACTGATCATGCTGCCTCAGAGATGGATAAGCCAAATGTTATGCACGCTTCTGATGGCAACGCCCACAATAGG GAAAGGATGCATGTACAGTTGACCCAGAAAACTTCTGGAAAGGTTGATGAGCAAGAGACTAAAGGTTCTGGAGCTGAGAAAGAGAGCGGAAACGTGAGGATGCCTGATGCTCAGGTGAGGCATCTTAAAGATCAGCTGATCAGGGCAAAGGTTTATCTTTCACTTCCAGCTGCAAAGGCTAATGCACATTTTGTGAGAGAGCTTCGTCTCCGTATTAAAGAAGTTCAACGGCTAGTCGTAGATGCCTCCAAGGATTCGGATCTGCCAAAGAA TTCTATGGAAAAACTGAAAGCGATGGAGCAGACGTTGGCCAAAGGCAAGGAGATCCAAGATGACTGTTCCACAGTGGTTAAGAAGCTACGTGCAATGCTCCATTCGGCAGAGGAGCAGCTACGTGTCCATAAGAAGCAAGCCATGTTCTTGACACAGTTGACTGCTAAGACGATTCCAAAGGGCCTTCACTGCCTTCCTCTCCGCCTCACTACCGATTATTACGCTTTGAATTCGTCTGAACAACAGTTTCCGAATCAGGAGAAACTAGAAGATAATCAGCTGTATCACTATGCCCTCTTCTCTGACAATGTTTTGGCTACATCAGTTGTTGTTAACTCTACCATAGCCAATGCAAAG CATCCCTCAAAGCATGTCTTCCACATCGTCACGGACAGACTCAACTATGCGGCAATGAGGATGTGGTTCCTAGACAACCCACCAGGCAAAGCCACCATCCAGGTTCAGAACGTTGAAGAATTTACATGGCTGAATTCAAGCTACAGTCCTGTTCTCAAACAGCTTAGTTCTCGGTCGATGATAGACTACTACTTCAGGGCACACCATGCAAATTCAGATACCAACTTGAAGTTCCGGAATCCAAAATACTTGTCCATCCTTAATCATCTTCGTTTTTACTTGCCTGAGATCTTCCCCAAGCTCAGCAAGGTGCTCTTCTTGGATGATGATATAGTTGTGCAGAAGGACCTTTCTGGTCTTTGGTCAGTTGATCTCAAGGGTAATGTCAACGGTGCTGTTGAGACTTGTGGGGAGAGCTTTCATCGCTTTGACCGTTATCTGAACTTCTCGAACCCACTCATCTCCAAGAATTTTGACCCTCGAGCTTGTGGATGGGCGTATGGTATGAATGTTTTTGATCTCGACGAGTGGAAGAGGCAGAACATCACAGAGGTTTATCATCGATGGCAGAATCTG AATCAAGACCGAGATTTGTGGAAGCTAGGGACGCTGCCTCCTGGTCTCATCACATTTTGGAAACGAACATACCCATTAGACCGGAAATGGCACGTGCTGGGTCTTGGATACAACCCGAGTGTGAACCAGAGGGATATTGAAAGGGCAGCCGTCGTGCACTATAATGGCAACCTCAAACCATGGTTAGAGATTGGGATCCCAAAATATCGAGGCCTCTGGTCAAAGCACGTCGACTACCAGCACGTTTACCTCAGAGAATGCAACATCAATCCTTAG
- the LOC103832766 gene encoding myb family transcription factor PHL7 has product MEADNGGTNSSHASKQRLRWTHELHERFVDSVAQLGGPDRATPKGVLRVMGVQGLTIYHVKSHLQKYRLAKYLPDSSSEGKKTDKKESGDVLSGLDGSSGMQITEALKLQMEVQKRLHEQLEVQRQLQLRIEAQGKYLKKIIEEQQRLSGALGEPSGPVTGESDPATPAPTSESPLQDKSGKDCGPDKSLSVDESLSPYREPLTPDSGCNAGSQDESAGEERSSKKPRLVRGGAAGYTPEMVVAHPILESGLNASYHQPDHALAFDHPSTSLLGTRDKVSGDDL; this is encoded by the exons ATGGAAGCAGACAACGGAGGGACCAATTCTAGTCATGCTTCAAAACAACGCTTGCGTTGGACCCATGAGCTACATGAACGCTTCGTTGATTCCGTTGCTCAACTTGGTGGCCCTGATC GAGCTACACCTAAAGGCGTTCTTAGAGTGATGGGTGTACAAGGGTTAACTATATATCATGTCAAGAGTCACTTGCAG AAATATCGACTTGCAAAGTATCTGCCAGATTCTTCTTCAGAAG GGAAGAAAACTGATAAGAAAGAATCTGGAGATGTGCTCTCTGGGTTGGACGGTTCATC GGGAATGCAGATAACTGAAGCCCTCAAGTTGCAGATGGAGGTTCAGAAACGATTGCACGAGCAACTAGAA GTGCAAAGACAGCTGCAACTACGGATAGAAGCCCAAGGGAAGTACTTGAAGAAGATAATTGAAGAGCAACAGCGACTCAGCGGAGCTCTTGGCGAGCCCTCTGGCCCAGTTACTGGCGAATCAGATCCTGCGACACCTGCTCCAACATCCGAGTCTCCCTTACAAGATAAATCTGGCAAGGACTGTGGACCAGACAAAAGCCTTTCAGTTGACGAGTCTCTTTCACCTTACCGGGAGCCATTGACTCCAGACTCAGGGTGTAACGCTGGTTCTCAAGACGAGAGCGCAGGTGAAGAGAGGTCATCAAAGAAGCCTAGATTGGTGAGAGGAGGTGCAGCTGGTTATACACCTGAGATGGTAGTGGCGCACCCAATACTAGAATCAGGCTTGAACGCTTCTTACCATCAGCCAGACCATGCTCTCGCCTTTGACCATCCATCTACATCACTGCTTGGGACTCGAGACAAGGTTTCAGGCGACGATCTATGA
- the LOC103832769 gene encoding NDR1/HIN1-like protein 2 produces the protein MPPPPPSRPSLNGNTGHHHQPPLPPPPSRPSLNGHTGHHVPPPPSHTARHQQPYYRSYSSSSSASLKGCCCCLFLLFAFLALLVLAIVLIVILAVKPKKPQFDLQQVAVMNMGITSLDNPNPSVLDPTTASLSFTIRMLFTAGNPNKVGIRYGESSFTVLYKGLPLGRATVAGFYQDAHSTRNVEATIAVDRVNLMQGNAADLVRDASLNDRVELTVRGDVSAKIRVMNFDSPGVQVSVNCGIGISPRKQALIYKQCGFDGLSV, from the exons atgcctccacctcctccttctAGACCCAGTCTCAACGGCAACACCGGTCATCATCACCaacctcctcttcctcctcctccttctagACCCAGTCTCAACGGCCACACCGGTCATCACgtccctcctcctccttctcacACGGCGAGGCATCAGCAACCGTATTACCGTAGCtactcctcctcctcatcagCCTCTCTCAAAGGATGCTGCTGCtgcctcttcctcctcttcgcTTTCCTAGCACTCCTAGTACTCGCAATAGTACTGATCGTGATACTAGCGGTGAAGCCGAAGAAACCACAGTTCGATCTACAGCAAGTGGCGGTAATGAACATGGGAATCACCTCCTTAGATAACCCCAACCCCAGCGTCTTGGATCCGACCACCGCCTCACTCTCCTTCACAATCCGGATGCTATTCACCGCCGGGAACCCGAACAAAGTCGGGATCAGGTACGGTGAGTCCAGCTTCACGGTGCTGTACAAAGGCTTACCTCTAGGGAGAGCGACGGTGGCGGGGTTCTACCAGGACGCGCACAGTACGAGGAACGTGGAGGCGACGATTGCTGTGGATAGAGTTAATCTTATGCAAGGTAACGCCGCTGATCTGGTTAGGGACGCTTCGTTGAATGATCGAGTCGAGCTTACGGTTCGTGGAGACGTTAGTGCTAAGATCCGAGTGATGAACTTCGATTCCCCAGGCGTTCAG GTATCGGTGAACTGCGGGATAGGTATTAGTCCGAGGAAGCAAGCTTTGATTTACAAGCAATGTGGTTTTGATGGCCTTAGCGTCTAA
- the LOC103833202 gene encoding fasciclin-like arabinogalactan protein 19 codes for MAIDSSLSLTAFVLFVLMLCLPLPSVAVPSEELEIAISVLRVRGRALFANAITTSDILFDLLSAESLTLLVPTDAMLFDLDMRYSLPMYISTLRLHALPLRLTISELRSLPNASSVPTFLPSHSLLLTKPSSSDSVYLDGVEVYLPGLFNDQHIAVHGLANILPLSRSRWAELENRAFALPPMVDSPSFSPSYSPAYSPSFSPSYSPSPRSTWWISPSPEDYIEFFGRTPAEPPRIGEVPVSQPPLEEDLIVGDGDSWTTGF; via the coding sequence ATGGCGATCGATTCTTCCCTTAGTCTCACTGCCTTCGTTCTCTTCGTACTCATGCTCTGTCTCCCTCTACCCTCCGTCGCAGTCCCATCGGAAGAGCTGGAGATAGCCATCTCAGTCCTCCGTGTAAGAGGCCGCGCTCTATTCGCAAACGCCATCACCACCTCCGATATCCTCTTCGATCTCCTCTCCGCCGAGTCTCTCACCCTCCTCGTCCCCACCGACGCCATGCTTTTCGACCTCGACATGAGGTACTCTCTCCCCATGTACATCTCCACCCTCCGCCTCCACGCTTTACCTCTCCGCCTCACGATTTCCGAGCTCCGATCACTACCCAACGCCTCCTCCGTCCCGACCTTCCTCCCATCACACTCGCTCCTTCTCACTAAGCCTTCTTCTTCCGATTCGGTTTATCTCGACGGCGTCGAGGTTTACCTCCCAGGTCTTTTCAACGACCAGCATATCGCCGTCCATGGTCTCGCTAATATTCTCCCACTCAGCAGATCGCGTTGGGCGGAACTCGAGAACCGCGCCTTTGCTTTGCCACCTATGGTTGATTCGCCGTCATTTTCACCGTCATATTCGCCGGCCTATTCGCCGTCGTTTTCGCCATCATACTCGCCATCGCCAAGGAGCACGTGGTGGATTTCACCGTCGCCAGAGGattatattgagttttttggcCGTACACCAGCAGAGCCGCCGCGGATTGGGGAGGTTCCAGTTTCACAACCGCCGTTGGAAGAAGATCTGATCGTTGGAGACGGGGATTCTTGGACCACCGGATTCTGA